A single Myxocyprinus asiaticus isolate MX2 ecotype Aquarium Trade chromosome 50, UBuf_Myxa_2, whole genome shotgun sequence DNA region contains:
- the LOC127438876 gene encoding adhesion G-protein coupled receptor G7-like: protein MGEKDTFIPDRIKLDVTHNEHLPPHQNDFDLQVKVKFNKGSEVVGFVLYGNDQFFQSQNFKSSLNIKRRVVSANLPKNCKLDKVELKVPTLSTDSTKSLHDFACVSWSDSKKEWIAENCAKEVSTSGHVTCRCTPNQANINFAILMTFSGNYQYSEALHWISITGCSLSVVGLAITAVYQVVTRKSRGVSPTLIVVNVCLCMMIFYLLFIFGINNPDQHTKAVNFSEGNMVPESDHYQDPDNGHCTAVTALLQYFLLATFTWNTLYGANVFLLFKNKVSGTPQWFPKVALAVGWGFPAVIVGISLGSTYRVKEPLGYRQEEFCWLAFMDQKHNFDMRKPMFWGFLLPLVIMLISNTAMLLFFSHNICRTNPNLNKSRETPLKKKILSSFSLAVMLGLSWVTGYILLISQEKTLKLIFSVVFCLCNTTQGIQIFILFTLKSVLNKKPAILNMMQESQISLHRKTYSFWKVNIPESRETYSSTDLDLFSPPQLVNELE from the exons ATGG GGGAGAAAGATACCTTTATACCTGACAGAATAAAACTGGATGTGACACATAATGAGCATCTACCTCCACACCAAAATGACTTTGACCTTCAGGTGAAAGTCAAATTTAATAAAG GTTCTGAAGTTGTTGGGTTTGTCCTGTATGGGAACGATCAGTTCTTCCAGTCACAAAACTTTAAATCATCTCTGAATATCAAGAGAAGGGTGGTCTCCGCTAACCTGCCAAAAAATTGTAAATTGGACAAGGTTGAGTTAAAAGTCCCAACACTATCG ACCGATTCCACCAAGTCCCTCCACGACTTTGCATGCGTGTCATGGAGTGATTCCAAAAAAGAATGGATCGCAGAGAACTGCGCCAAAGAAGTGAGCACCAGCGGTCACGTAACATGCAGATGTACACCTAATCAAGCAAATATAAACTTTGCCATTCTAATG ACTTTCAGTGGAAACTATCAATATTCAGAAGCCCTACATTGGATCAGCATCACAGGCTGTTCTCTTTCTGTAGTGGGTCTGGCTATCACAGCAGTGTACCAAGTTGTGACCAG GAAGTCAAGAGGGGTATCCCCTACTCTGATTGTGGTGAACGTCTGCTTGTGCATGATGATTTTCTACCTTCTCTTCATCTTCGGCATTAACAACCCTGATCAACATACGAAGGCTGTAAATTTTTCAGAGGGGAATATGGTTCCTGAATCAGATCACTATCAGGACCCAGATAACGGTCACTGCACGGCAGTTACAGCCCTACTTCAGTACTTCttgttggccacattcacttggAATACTCTGTATGGCGCAAACGTGTTCCTCCTCTTCAAAAATAAAGTGTCTGGAACGCCTCAGTGGTTTCCAAAGGTTGCCTTGGCAGTTGGCTGGG GGTTTCCTGCTGTCATTGTTGGAATCTCGTTGGGATCCACCTACAGAGTGAAGGAACCTTTAGGTTATCGGCAAGAAGAGtt TTGTTGGTTGGCTTTCATGGACCAGAAACACAACTTTGATATGAGAAAACCCATGTTCTGGGGATTTTTGCTCCCTCTAGTGATCATGCTGATCTCCAACACAGCAATGCTGCTGTTCTTCTCTCACAACATCTGCAGGACCAACCCTAATTTAAACAA GTCACGGGAAACTCCTCTAAAGAAGAAGATTTTGAGTAGTTTCTCTCTAGCCGTGATGCTCGGTTTGTCTTGGGTCACAGGCTACATTTTACTCATCAGCCAAGAAAAAACTCTCAAGCTCATCTTTAGTGTGGTTTTCTGTCTCTGCAACACAACACAG GGCATTCAAATATTCATTTTATTCACTCTGAAATCTGTATTAAACAAGAAACCAGCTATTCTGAACATGATGCAGGAATCACAGATAAGCCTTCATAGGAAAACGTACTCTTTTTGGAAAGTTAACATACCAGAAAGCAGAGAAACCTACTCATCCACAGATCTCGACTTGTTCAGTCCACCACAGCTCGTCAATG AGCTGGAGTAG